The Lysinibacter cavernae genome has a window encoding:
- a CDS encoding polysaccharide deacetylase family protein, translating to MSKKIYVSIGIDVDAVGGWLGSYGGEDSPGDISRGLFAGEVGVPRLLKLMTDRDLPTTWFWPGHSIETFPEQFDATVAAGHEVGVHGYSHENPLAMTREQETEVLDHCIDLFVTKTGVKPEGYVAPWWEFSNVTNEILLERGFLYDHSLMHNDFTPYRVRVGDSWTKIDYNAPRAADWMKPLVRGEETDLIEIPANWYLDDLPPMMFIKGSANSHGFVSPRDIEQMWKDQFDWVYREMDYAVFPITIHPDVSGRPQNLLMLERLIEHMSGHDGVEFATMQHIAHDFNQRFPR from the coding sequence ATGTCAAAGAAGATTTATGTCAGCATCGGGATCGATGTCGACGCGGTTGGGGGCTGGCTCGGCTCCTACGGTGGAGAGGATTCCCCAGGCGACATTTCGCGCGGGCTCTTTGCCGGCGAGGTTGGGGTTCCTCGCCTACTCAAGCTCATGACCGATCGTGACCTGCCAACCACGTGGTTCTGGCCTGGCCACTCAATCGAGACGTTCCCAGAACAGTTTGACGCAACCGTCGCGGCCGGCCACGAAGTTGGCGTGCACGGGTACAGCCACGAAAATCCGCTCGCGATGACCCGCGAGCAGGAAACAGAGGTGCTCGACCACTGCATCGACCTGTTTGTCACCAAGACGGGCGTCAAACCAGAGGGCTACGTTGCCCCCTGGTGGGAGTTCTCGAACGTGACCAACGAGATCCTGCTTGAGCGCGGCTTCCTCTACGACCACTCGCTCATGCACAACGATTTCACCCCGTACCGCGTGCGCGTTGGCGACTCGTGGACAAAGATCGATTACAACGCCCCTCGCGCCGCCGATTGGATGAAGCCCCTCGTGCGCGGCGAAGAGACCGACCTCATCGAGATCCCAGCCAACTGGTACCTCGACGACCTGCCGCCCATGATGTTCATCAAGGGATCGGCAAACAGCCACGGGTTTGTGAGCCCGCGTGACATTGAGCAGATGTGGAAGGACCAGTTCGACTGGGTCTACCGCGAGATGGATTACGCGGTGTTCCCCATCACCATCCACCCCGATGTCTCGGGGCGCCCGCAGAACCTCCTCATGCTTGAGCGCTTGATTGAGCACATGAGCGGCCACGACGGCGTGGAGTTCGCAACGATGCAGCACATCGCCCACGATTTCAACCAGAGGTTCCCGCGCTAA
- a CDS encoding asparaginase domain-containing protein has translation MAHIEVLGTGGTIASRSHGAAGAVAEASAAELITELGRAHAISHRDLLTLGSYQLTLKDLRVIAEGVAASVKNPEVDGVVVTHGTDTLEETAFLLDLVHNSPKPVVVTGAQRTADSDAPDGPGNIAEAIAAAADPSMRDLGALISFSGTVRTARGARKSHTVAAAPFTGGTEVAHFAGGQLVPTASIIHRAPLDAPTDAFDHAVVDVVSTYPGAEPSLLAAALDRSDAVVIAGTGVGNAGPGFAELVATSTKPIVLSTRVPWGPVVPTYGNGGGIDLVAAGAVPSGDLNPYQSRILAALLVSQGFTGADFAWRFARHR, from the coding sequence GTGGCCCATATCGAAGTTCTTGGCACCGGTGGCACCATTGCGTCCCGCTCACACGGGGCAGCAGGGGCCGTTGCCGAGGCAAGCGCAGCAGAGCTCATCACCGAGCTTGGCCGCGCGCACGCCATTTCGCACCGCGACCTCCTCACCCTCGGCAGCTACCAACTCACGCTGAAAGATCTCCGCGTCATCGCGGAAGGCGTGGCGGCATCCGTCAAGAACCCAGAGGTCGACGGAGTCGTTGTCACGCACGGCACCGATACCCTCGAAGAGACCGCCTTCCTGCTCGATCTCGTGCACAACTCGCCAAAGCCGGTTGTAGTGACGGGGGCGCAGCGCACGGCAGACTCCGACGCCCCCGACGGCCCAGGCAACATTGCCGAGGCCATCGCAGCAGCAGCCGACCCGAGCATGCGCGACCTTGGGGCGCTCATCTCGTTCAGTGGCACCGTCCGCACAGCCCGCGGCGCACGCAAGAGCCACACCGTGGCCGCCGCCCCGTTCACGGGCGGAACCGAAGTTGCGCACTTCGCCGGCGGGCAGCTCGTGCCAACGGCATCCATCATCCACCGCGCGCCCCTCGATGCTCCAACCGACGCATTCGATCACGCGGTTGTTGACGTGGTGAGCACCTACCCTGGCGCAGAACCATCGCTGCTTGCGGCGGCCCTCGACCGTTCGGATGCCGTTGTCATCGCAGGAACCGGGGTCGGCAACGCCGGGCCTGGCTTCGCGGAACTGGTCGCTACCTCGACCAAACCCATTGTGCTCTCGACCAGAGTGCCATGGGGGCCCGTCGTCCCAACGTACGGAAACGGCGGAGGTATCGACCTGGTCGCTGCCGGAGCGGTTCCGTCTGGCGATCTCAACCCCTACCAATCACGTATTCTCGCTGCTCTACTGGTTTCACAGGGATTTACCGGAGCAGACTTCGCCTGGCGCTTCGCCCGGCACCGCTAA
- a CDS encoding LacI family DNA-binding transcriptional regulator: MDVAEPVTLKTLAGELGLNVSTVSRVINAEPGTEAKWASPETIRRIQELARQRGYARNPHAASLRTSRSDLVGVIVPRLQDYVLATIYEGIDAAAEARGRVTVVANSLDDPIRQRLRTESLLARRVDGLIFGDAHQESPYLDELAARGVPLTLVSRRRAGHVSVTCDDEAGGRLAAEHLLSTGRRRFAVIAGAEYASTTLDRVGGFLEVLAGHGIGATDVDIHYTGFDAPAGQRAIAEILAGPSRPEAVFAVNDFAAIGAIGALQTLGISVPDDIAVVGYNDTPIAEAVNLTTVRSPMVEMGRLGFEKLLALLDKEEVQSERLAPQFIARSTA, encoded by the coding sequence ATGGACGTCGCCGAGCCCGTCACCCTCAAAACCCTCGCGGGTGAACTGGGGCTCAACGTCTCAACCGTTTCGCGCGTGATCAACGCCGAACCGGGAACCGAAGCCAAGTGGGCCTCGCCCGAAACGATTCGCCGCATCCAGGAGCTCGCGCGTCAGCGAGGCTATGCGCGGAACCCGCACGCGGCATCCCTCCGCACCTCCCGCTCCGACCTCGTTGGCGTCATCGTTCCACGGCTACAAGACTATGTACTCGCGACCATCTACGAGGGAATCGATGCCGCGGCAGAGGCGCGCGGGCGGGTGACTGTTGTTGCGAACTCGCTCGACGACCCCATCCGCCAGCGGCTGCGCACTGAGTCCCTGCTCGCTCGCCGCGTTGACGGGCTCATCTTTGGTGATGCCCACCAAGAATCTCCCTACCTCGATGAGCTCGCCGCGCGAGGGGTGCCGCTCACACTCGTCTCGCGACGCCGCGCAGGTCACGTCTCGGTGACCTGCGACGACGAGGCCGGCGGTCGCCTCGCCGCCGAACACCTCCTATCGACCGGCCGCCGCCGCTTTGCGGTTATTGCCGGTGCCGAATACGCCTCAACAACCCTCGACCGCGTTGGCGGATTCCTTGAGGTGCTTGCCGGGCACGGCATCGGGGCAACGGATGTTGATATCCACTACACGGGTTTTGACGCGCCGGCCGGGCAGCGGGCCATCGCCGAAATCCTTGCAGGACCTTCGCGGCCGGAAGCGGTGTTTGCGGTCAACGACTTCGCCGCAATTGGCGCAATCGGGGCTCTCCAAACACTCGGAATTTCCGTGCCGGATGACATCGCGGTTGTTGGATACAACGACACCCCAATTGCCGAGGCAGTGAACCTGACAACCGTGCGTTCGCCGATGGTCGAGATGGGGCGCTTGGGGTTTGAGAAGTTACTTGCGCTGCTCGACAAAGAAGAAGTGCAAAGCGAGCGCTTGGCTCCGCAATTTATCGCTCGGTCAACGGCGTAG
- a CDS encoding DUF1801 domain-containing protein: MPNLDEFIVGLDSPQREISERLRGLLDAALDSAVGQVWHGHPVWLDGKTPVAGFKPYPKYVTFMIWNASPITDSSDTLVAGPRMATIKYASADEIDDARVSDWLRQSQS; this comes from the coding sequence ATGCCGAATCTTGACGAGTTCATCGTGGGCCTCGATAGCCCGCAGCGCGAAATTTCCGAACGCCTCAGAGGGCTTCTTGATGCGGCGCTTGATTCGGCCGTTGGGCAGGTCTGGCACGGGCATCCTGTCTGGCTTGACGGGAAAACGCCAGTTGCCGGGTTCAAACCGTATCCAAAGTACGTGACGTTCATGATTTGGAATGCGTCGCCCATCACAGATAGCTCTGACACGCTCGTGGCCGGCCCGCGAATGGCGACGATAAAGTACGCGTCGGCCGATGAGATCGACGACGCGCGAGTATCCGACTGGCTGCGGCAGTCACAGTCCTAG
- a CDS encoding amidohydrolase family protein, with protein MNDSNPEHPFVIDSHQHVWDLARAPYAWPTAEQPEIFRTIEHGEIAPTLQRLGIGGTVLVQANDSDQDTDLMLEVAARVPQILGVVGYVPLHDPQTAAARLSELRKNPAIVGIRNLIHDRSDPEWLLRDDVSEGISLIADAGLPLDIPAETPAHLEQIDAIAARHPELTLVIDHLGKPPIKGKSSESWNERINRVAQHPRVFAKISGLYPSVGNLTQWTPEDLRPFTDHAVSAFGAARLMYGSDWPVSILAGGYDAVWNGITHVLSGLSHKEQSSILSGTATEVYGLNRAIGAGNVETPSH; from the coding sequence GTGAACGACAGCAACCCTGAACATCCATTTGTCATCGACTCGCACCAGCATGTCTGGGACCTCGCGCGGGCGCCCTACGCCTGGCCGACCGCAGAGCAACCCGAAATCTTTCGGACGATTGAGCACGGCGAAATCGCACCAACCCTGCAACGCCTCGGAATCGGCGGCACCGTCCTGGTGCAGGCAAACGACAGCGATCAAGATACCGACCTCATGCTCGAAGTTGCCGCTCGGGTGCCGCAGATTCTTGGTGTCGTTGGCTACGTGCCACTGCACGACCCTCAAACGGCGGCCGCACGCCTGAGCGAGCTTCGCAAGAACCCAGCAATCGTTGGTATTCGCAACCTCATCCACGACCGAAGCGACCCAGAATGGCTCCTGCGCGACGACGTCAGCGAGGGTATCTCGCTCATCGCGGATGCAGGGCTGCCGCTCGATATTCCGGCGGAAACACCAGCCCATCTCGAGCAGATCGATGCCATCGCGGCCCGGCATCCAGAGCTCACTCTGGTGATTGATCACCTTGGCAAGCCGCCCATCAAGGGCAAATCCTCCGAATCCTGGAACGAGCGCATCAATAGGGTGGCACAACACCCGAGGGTGTTCGCAAAGATCTCAGGCCTCTACCCAAGCGTTGGCAATCTCACGCAATGGACCCCAGAAGACCTGCGCCCCTTCACGGATCACGCCGTCTCGGCATTCGGCGCGGCCCGACTCATGTACGGAAGTGACTGGCCGGTTTCAATCCTTGCCGGCGGATACGACGCCGTCTGGAACGGGATCACACACGTACTCTCCGGGCTCAGCCACAAAGAACAGTCCAGCATCCTCTCGGGGACCGCGACTGAGGTCTACGGCCTCAACCGGGCTATTGGGGCCGGCAACGTGGAAACGCCCTCACACTAG
- a CDS encoding mycothiol transferase, producing MTAASELLVDSFNRIREVVEHTVNRLDSNELAVRPAGTGNSIAWLIWHLTRVQDSHVADAAGTEQVWTAAGWAKRFGLPFTDEETGYGMTSDEVELVRDLTAEQLAGYHAEVNERTVAYVSGLKASAFDQVVDTRWDPPVTLGVRLVSVIADDLQHAGQAAYVKGLLPKR from the coding sequence ATGACCGCAGCATCCGAACTTCTTGTGGACTCGTTCAACCGAATCCGCGAGGTTGTTGAGCACACCGTCAATCGGCTCGACTCGAACGAGCTCGCGGTTCGGCCAGCAGGCACCGGCAATAGCATCGCCTGGTTGATATGGCATCTCACTCGAGTGCAGGATTCCCATGTTGCCGACGCCGCCGGAACGGAGCAGGTGTGGACAGCTGCAGGGTGGGCGAAGCGTTTTGGGCTCCCCTTTACTGACGAAGAGACCGGTTACGGGATGACAAGCGACGAGGTTGAACTTGTGCGTGATCTGACCGCCGAGCAGTTGGCCGGCTATCACGCCGAGGTGAACGAGCGAACGGTCGCCTATGTTTCCGGGCTGAAGGCGTCTGCCTTCGACCAGGTTGTTGACACCCGTTGGGACCCGCCAGTAACGCTCGGGGTTCGGCTCGTGAGCGTTATCGCCGATGATCTTCAGCATGCCGGCCAGGCGGCCTATGTGAAAGGGCTGTTGCCAAAGCGCTAA
- a CDS encoding NAD(P)-binding domain-containing protein, which translates to MNKKIAIIGAGPSGMAQLRAFESAERNGHDIPEIVCFEKQDDWGGQWNYTWMTGLDSNGEPVHSSMYRNLWSNGPKEALEFADYTFDEHFGQPISSYPPREVLWDYINGRVRNSNVRKYVRFNTVVRWVEFDENTKLFTVTSNDLAGGETVVEQFDDVIVSTGHFSFPQLPSFEGLETFPGLLSHAHDFRGAEGLRDQNVLLIGSSYSAEDIGIQAHKMGARSVTLSYRTAPMGLDWPDGMEELPIVERFEGSTAYFSDGSVREFDAVILCTGYLHKYPFLPAELSLDSPNSVYPDGLYKGVVWQQNPHLFYLGAQDQWFTFNMFDAQAWFVRDVIMGKVALPSVDVRQADIDAWRERYNGIPTAADEVRFQADYIRDLIVATDYPMFDLDRVVDIFLAWKKDKVSNILGYRDGSYQSVMTGTIAVQHHTPWIEEFDDSLERYLSEPAATPS; encoded by the coding sequence GTGAATAAAAAAATAGCGATCATCGGCGCAGGCCCTAGCGGCATGGCCCAGCTCAGAGCCTTCGAATCGGCCGAGCGCAACGGACACGACATCCCAGAGATCGTCTGCTTCGAAAAGCAAGATGACTGGGGCGGCCAGTGGAATTACACCTGGATGACCGGCCTCGACAGCAACGGCGAGCCCGTGCACTCGAGCATGTACCGCAACCTCTGGTCAAACGGCCCAAAAGAGGCCCTCGAATTTGCCGACTACACCTTTGACGAGCACTTTGGCCAACCCATCTCATCTTACCCACCCCGCGAGGTGCTTTGGGACTACATTAACGGCCGCGTTCGCAACAGCAACGTCCGCAAATACGTGCGCTTCAACACCGTCGTTCGCTGGGTTGAGTTCGACGAAAACACCAAACTGTTTACCGTCACGAGCAACGACCTCGCTGGCGGCGAAACGGTAGTTGAGCAATTTGACGACGTCATTGTGAGCACCGGCCACTTCTCGTTCCCACAGCTGCCATCGTTTGAGGGGCTCGAGACGTTCCCTGGGCTCCTGAGCCACGCCCACGATTTCCGCGGAGCCGAAGGCCTCCGTGATCAGAACGTGCTCCTCATCGGTTCAAGCTATTCGGCCGAAGATATCGGAATCCAGGCGCACAAGATGGGCGCACGCTCGGTGACACTGAGCTATCGCACCGCGCCAATGGGGCTCGACTGGCCAGATGGCATGGAAGAACTGCCAATCGTCGAGCGCTTTGAAGGGTCAACAGCATACTTTTCAGACGGATCGGTGCGCGAGTTTGACGCGGTCATTCTCTGCACTGGATACCTCCACAAATACCCGTTCTTGCCTGCGGAGCTCTCGCTCGACTCACCAAACTCCGTCTACCCCGACGGCCTATACAAGGGAGTCGTCTGGCAGCAAAATCCCCACCTGTTCTATCTTGGGGCGCAGGACCAATGGTTCACGTTTAACATGTTTGACGCCCAGGCCTGGTTTGTGCGCGACGTCATCATGGGCAAGGTCGCGTTGCCGTCAGTCGACGTCAGGCAGGCAGATATTGATGCCTGGCGCGAGCGCTACAACGGCATCCCAACCGCCGCCGACGAGGTCCGCTTCCAGGCCGACTACATCCGCGACCTCATTGTCGCCACCGACTACCCAATGTTTGATCTTGACCGAGTGGTCGACATCTTCTTGGCCTGGAAAAAAGACAAGGTCAGCAACATCCTTGGCTACCGCGACGGCTCATACCAGTCAGTCATGACGGGCACCATCGCGGTTCAGCATCACACGCCCTGGATTGAGGAATTCGACGACAGCCTTGAGCGTTACCTGTCGGAACCGGCAGCAACGCCGTCATAA
- a CDS encoding pentapeptide repeat-containing protein, producing MAKLSTQPPRLDPIRLVNLEDRDLAEVRAHDRQEGERYEGATIDGADLAGVTFSECEFDDVSANEVGLRGAAFVEVALRRLNAPILQAPRSRFRDVELRDSRLGNAEFYEANWQSVQFTNCKIGFLNLRGAVLKDVLFTNCSIDEIDLGGASVTRLSFVETQAKTLDVTRATLEHADLRGLEMRELHGLEGLKGATMNSFQVAELAALFAQQLGIKTEN from the coding sequence ATGGCCAAGCTCAGCACACAACCCCCGCGCCTCGACCCCATTCGCCTCGTCAATCTTGAAGACCGCGATCTCGCCGAGGTTCGGGCTCACGATCGGCAGGAGGGCGAGCGCTACGAGGGTGCCACAATCGATGGTGCAGACCTTGCGGGGGTCACCTTCAGCGAGTGCGAGTTCGACGATGTGAGCGCCAACGAGGTTGGGTTACGTGGCGCCGCGTTTGTGGAGGTTGCGCTCCGTAGGCTCAACGCCCCAATCCTTCAGGCTCCTCGGTCACGTTTTCGCGACGTTGAGCTGCGAGACTCGCGCCTTGGCAACGCCGAGTTCTACGAGGCGAATTGGCAGTCGGTGCAGTTCACGAACTGCAAGATTGGGTTTCTCAACCTGCGCGGTGCGGTGTTAAAAGACGTATTGTTTACCAATTGCAGCATCGACGAGATCGACCTAGGCGGCGCATCCGTCACTCGCCTGTCGTTTGTTGAGACCCAGGCAAAGACACTCGACGTCACGAGGGCAACACTTGAACATGCCGATCTCCGTGGCCTCGAAATGCGGGAATTGCACGGTCTTGAGGGGCTCAAAGGTGCCACGATGAATAGCTTCCAGGTCGCCGAGCTTGCCGCCCTGTTTGCGCAACAGCTTGGCATCAAAACCGAGAACTAG
- a CDS encoding tetratricopeptide repeat protein, whose protein sequence is MTDATPTFDAKGTEFLQRIDHMMCGPEEREIIAETIRYAEETGDERLAYEARMRLTQSAHMTGDTDAMLSSFGWCVGKHDSDPAKFPLDSGAGSLLFQYKWMAGRLTTNPLFSLEQVAGIHDDMARRYREAGATQSGVLQSKFSTAMVTGRLDEARAYMDERNLTDEDDYSHCEACVRNEDAYFFQVTGDAAKAIRLYDEIFEQGLSCGEEPETSEAEALLPYLRAGRFDDARAAHLRSYRVAKNNQDGFGIIADHLVFCAITGNEARGLNMLERHLRGIAKDPVNRSGHFTGLLAIGVLLDAVVAAGFSDQIVRGSESNALTPVLGSPALGDDGAQRPRTAAELSAVAWAAAEALAEQFNARNGNDYFSQRITKAHALAGERYAVPVESVAFRTPEPEVAEPTTAEEWCERAIVLLMAGDAVGAKAAIDAGLRLPIDSKRASLLGIAIRVYQQLGQPEAAEESHVQRLAELRASGRTATADLEQRLGMMLYEDHNPIRFGILRDELERSRSGEEDDDVVVELLLTTAEAALGNVDATNGELVEWAKELVSEAVTRTTVSDPHEIQPSARLLLAHTLLGLGRMDEAIVELDALVTPDNRPRVRIPALTIRAQIFGATNDYDAGTALAEELVALQASLGNRAGTISSSVLSAALLSDANRDDEAARRIRYAITQAELSESAGITELTVMLGRYLHYAGESDAALEKLDEAYRTMLDEGAEPAVLADILYVMGEAARVIGENGMAYGAWNSAIEHATQADEHLLAMRSGLALGTLLIQFNDEDAIDVFETALTAARALDNPQPVIMALQRFGAAKAHFEDATGIATIDEALALAADMQSPWLLADLTDSRARALHSLKRIDEAMSAALQAADGYAASQDEVSASLSELFVGRLLVEQSRHDEAVPFYESALERMPSESPQWTTMALELAEVFEALNRHDEAAAQRAAADAPPADLD, encoded by the coding sequence ATGACAGACGCAACCCCCACGTTTGACGCAAAAGGCACAGAGTTCCTTCAGCGCATCGACCACATGATGTGTGGGCCGGAAGAACGCGAGATCATCGCGGAAACCATCCGCTACGCCGAAGAAACCGGCGACGAACGGCTCGCCTACGAGGCCCGCATGCGCCTCACCCAGTCGGCGCATATGACTGGCGACACCGACGCCATGCTCAGCTCGTTCGGATGGTGCGTTGGCAAGCACGACAGCGACCCAGCCAAATTCCCGCTCGATTCAGGCGCAGGCAGCCTCCTCTTCCAATACAAATGGATGGCCGGCCGCCTCACCACCAACCCACTGTTTTCGCTTGAGCAGGTTGCCGGTATCCATGACGACATGGCTCGGCGCTACCGCGAGGCAGGGGCAACCCAGAGCGGTGTGCTGCAATCGAAGTTTTCGACCGCGATGGTCACTGGCCGACTTGATGAGGCCCGCGCCTACATGGACGAGCGCAACCTCACCGACGAAGACGACTACAGCCACTGCGAGGCATGCGTTCGCAACGAGGACGCATATTTCTTCCAGGTAACCGGCGACGCGGCAAAAGCCATCCGCCTCTACGACGAGATCTTCGAACAGGGGCTCAGCTGCGGCGAGGAGCCCGAAACCAGCGAGGCAGAGGCCCTGCTGCCCTACCTTCGCGCCGGCCGCTTTGACGACGCACGGGCCGCCCACCTTCGCAGCTACCGAGTCGCCAAAAACAATCAGGACGGCTTTGGGATTATTGCCGACCACCTCGTCTTCTGCGCCATCACCGGCAACGAGGCGCGAGGACTCAACATGCTTGAGCGCCACCTCCGCGGCATCGCAAAAGACCCGGTCAACCGTTCCGGCCACTTCACGGGGCTGCTCGCAATTGGTGTCCTCCTGGATGCGGTTGTCGCTGCGGGGTTTAGCGATCAGATCGTGCGCGGCTCAGAAAGCAACGCGCTCACGCCGGTTCTCGGCTCACCGGCACTCGGCGACGACGGCGCCCAAAGGCCCCGCACCGCTGCCGAACTCTCAGCCGTGGCCTGGGCAGCGGCAGAAGCACTCGCGGAGCAATTCAATGCCAGAAACGGCAACGACTACTTCAGCCAGCGCATCACCAAGGCGCACGCACTTGCCGGCGAGCGATACGCGGTTCCCGTCGAATCCGTGGCGTTTCGCACGCCGGAGCCGGAGGTTGCCGAGCCAACAACGGCCGAAGAATGGTGCGAGCGCGCCATCGTACTCCTTATGGCAGGTGACGCCGTCGGGGCGAAGGCCGCGATCGATGCAGGACTCCGCCTCCCCATCGATTCAAAACGAGCTTCACTGCTTGGTATCGCCATCCGCGTCTATCAGCAGCTTGGCCAGCCAGAGGCCGCAGAAGAATCGCATGTGCAGCGACTCGCCGAGCTTCGCGCATCCGGACGCACCGCAACGGCCGACCTCGAACAACGGCTCGGCATGATGCTGTACGAAGATCACAACCCCATCCGATTTGGCATCCTCCGCGATGAGCTCGAACGAAGCCGAAGCGGCGAGGAAGACGACGACGTTGTGGTCGAGCTCCTGCTCACGACCGCCGAGGCGGCCCTCGGCAACGTGGATGCCACCAACGGCGAACTTGTTGAATGGGCCAAAGAGCTTGTCAGCGAAGCCGTAACCCGAACGACCGTCTCAGATCCGCACGAGATCCAGCCATCGGCGCGGCTCCTGCTCGCCCACACGCTGCTTGGTCTTGGCCGGATGGACGAGGCCATCGTTGAGCTCGACGCGCTTGTCACCCCGGATAACCGGCCGCGCGTGCGCATCCCGGCGCTCACCATCAGGGCCCAGATTTTCGGGGCAACTAACGACTATGACGCTGGCACAGCGCTTGCCGAAGAGCTTGTGGCTCTCCAGGCATCCCTCGGCAACAGGGCTGGCACCATCTCGTCGAGCGTGCTCTCTGCCGCCCTGTTGAGTGATGCCAACCGAGACGATGAGGCCGCGCGCCGCATCCGCTACGCCATTACTCAGGCAGAACTGTCCGAATCCGCCGGCATCACCGAGCTGACCGTCATGCTCGGACGCTACCTGCACTACGCAGGCGAGTCGGACGCCGCGCTCGAAAAGCTCGACGAAGCGTACCGCACCATGCTCGACGAGGGAGCAGAACCGGCAGTCCTCGCTGACATCCTCTACGTCATGGGCGAAGCCGCACGCGTGATCGGCGAAAATGGCATGGCCTATGGCGCGTGGAACTCCGCAATCGAGCACGCAACTCAGGCGGACGAGCACCTGCTCGCAATGCGGTCTGGGCTTGCCCTTGGCACGCTCCTCATCCAGTTCAACGATGAGGATGCCATCGACGTGTTCGAGACGGCACTCACCGCCGCCCGCGCGCTTGATAACCCGCAGCCGGTCATCATGGCGCTGCAGCGCTTCGGCGCGGCCAAAGCCCACTTCGAGGATGCCACCGGAATCGCGACCATCGACGAGGCCCTCGCCCTCGCCGCCGACATGCAATCGCCGTGGCTGCTCGCCGACCTCACCGACAGCCGAGCACGCGCCCTCCACTCACTCAAGCGCATTGACGAGGCTATGAGCGCCGCCCTTCAGGCCGCGGACGGCTACGCGGCGTCGCAGGACGAAGTATCCGCCTCGCTCTCCGAGTTGTTTGTTGGCCGGTTGCTTGTTGAGCAGAGTCGACATGACGAAGCGGTGCCCTTCTACGAGTCGGCGCTTGAGCGTATGCCGTCGGAGTCTCCTCAGTGGACCACAATGGCCCTCGAGCTGGCAGAGGTCTTCGAGGCGCTCAACCGCCACGACGAGGCAGCTGCCCAGCGCGCGGCAGCAGACGCACCTCCGGCCGACCTCGACTAA